Part of the Catharus ustulatus isolate bCatUst1 chromosome 18, bCatUst1.pri.v2, whole genome shotgun sequence genome is shown below.
GTACCTTATTGTGTAATTAAAAGTTTTGTCATAACTTGAATTTACTTCCTTGTCTTTCAGTTTTCAATGACTGTATAAAGAGAATGTCAGTAATATCTGCGACCATAGgtttaaaataactttcttttgCAATAATGGACTTCAATCACCATACATTAAAcagtaaattaatttctgtgaagtTATTTCAGCCTTATATTTCTACAGCATGCATGTCTGGGACTCTACTGGATGCTTCCCAGATTAAAAAATCTGGatccattttcccattttttgtgaGCCTcagttcctttctttttctctctctccctcaaaaaaaaaacctgcttagTAGAACACCTGATTTCTTCCTCAGTAAATGCCTTGGGTATGTCCTGGTATATCACACTCCCTTGTGTCTTCTTCTCCTTCATTAATAGTATAAGAAAAGATTGAAAGTtaaaacatgcagaaataaGGTTTTGTTAAAGTACAGGAATTCTCAGTGGATGTGTACAATCATTAGAAACTGATTACAGTAGCTTGGCTTACATTTGGAAGTCTTATATAAGTTCTGTGCCACTTCTTGCTAGATTTGCTTGAGTTTGCTTTTTACAGTATGAGTGGGCTGGTGGTCATGAAGCTAAATTATCAGACCACTTGCATTTGAGGGATAATACAGCTTTGTATTACAACTGCagctgaaattcctgctgccagaAGCATGCTGTAGCACAGTCTGTGCTGTGACAGTCACAGCCACTGGTTTTGTTCTCAGCTTAGGAGTCACTGCCTCTCTACAAGATCACAGGGGAAACTTTTCCAGGCAGGTTCAGTAACTCTGCATTCCATGGTGACGTGTCAGTAGCTAATGAATCCAGAGACAACACTTGGATCTTTCCTTATGGAAGTGTTTACAATGGAATCGTGCTGGTGTGTCATTCTCTTTCCCTATGCCTCTTCTCCATCTGCTGCCATGATTTGGGAACATGCTGGGAAAAGGCATGTTTatattacacacacacatggatCAGTTTGCACAAGTCGGGAGTGATGGATAGGGGCAAAGAGCAAGCCTAGATATGAAACCAACAATAATGACTGGTTTTATTGGCTACAAATGGATGCTCAGAACAAGGTAGCACTGAACAGCTGCTCTGCTTAATGGGCTTCAACACTTTAACATAGCAACCAGTGCAGAATTTTGTTCAGGTATCCTTCCCACTCCAGGAACTGGCAGCATTCCTCTTCTGATGATGGAAATACATCACCATTaggtcaggatttggggcacATTAATCTTATCTTGTGGGAAAAGCTGTCTCTTCTGGTCATGGCAAAATAGCCCACCTATATTGTCAGACttaaaaaatccatgttttcttAACTTTTTGAGCATACAGTTGTCAGGAGAAGGCAAATATGTCAGTTTAGACACACAGGTACTGTATCATCTGGTCATTTGAataataagattttttaaacaaactttaGACAAGTGTGCAAGTGAAAGGAAACAATAGGGCTTTCCAGTAGAGTAACTGAAAACACACATACCTAATAAGAAACTTACAGCCATAAAACACTTCTATGTTTAATATGAAATCTGATTTAAAAACCCAATGAATTCTAGACTGCCTTATTTTCTGAGTGTATTCCAAGAAAAAGTAAACCTGGTAAGTGGAATTTCATCTGTGTGTAGCCAAGGAAGTAATGTAATAGTTTGTGAagtttcctgatttttaaaaagtattgaTTGCGAACATGAGAGACTTTTTTCACTCTATATGGGAAAACTTactcaaataaaacaaactttcTCACTGTAGTGCCCATTTGAAAATAGTATTTACTACTCTGCTTTACAAAGAAATAATATGATCACCTCATTGTCTTCTACTACTTGAAATAATGATATCCAAATATCATTGCAATGTATGCAATAGGAATGactagaagtaaaaaaaaaaattaaaaatttgggaGTGTAAAACTAATTTGCACTCTAATATGTGAGTGCAACTTACTAATATGTGTATTTACATACTCCTGATACTCCTGGTCTTTTCTACTGTAAGTCCTACCTTAcctttttttggtgttaaaCATATTAATGAATGGCAAACAAAACAGTTGATGTGTAAAATACTGTGGAAGATGAACAATGCATCTGAATGTGTTGTGGAAATATGCAATACGAAATCCTCTACAGAATGTATGAgctgaatgaaaacaaaaaattattcttgaGAGAGTCTTTCTACCCAACCATTTGTCATAAGTGTTTGAGGCAAATaacatgaagtttaaaaaagatCTGCTTATCTTATACAGTCATGAAATCTCCAGATTGATCCTAAGCACTGCTGCCTTTTGGCAGGAATATTGTGTCCTCTTGCTGCTTGTTGCTAACAAGCCTCTTTTGTTCAGGATGGAGATACAATAAAAAGAGGGAGTCTCATATGTGTTTCTTGCAAAATTCTTCATCTGTAATCACCATGATACATAGAAAATGTCATAAAGAATATAGCAAATGGTTTTATCAATGGCATGAAAATGAGGCTGTGATGATGAGGATTAAAGGAGAACCAGTTTGAAATGTCCTGAACGTGTCAGAATAAGTGTGATTAGTGGAAGCAACCCTGATTTTTATATAAGTAAAATAAGAATCTGACCTGATATCTAATACAgaaatttcattctttctgcATGACTAGAAAGTTTTTCATTAAGGAACAGTTTCCTCAACTctaattcttcattttctgtgattattggaaaaaggaattatttgaaGAAAGTGTAACTCTTCACTTAGCAGGGTTTTCCTTTCCACATCTTCAGTGTAAATAAAGTTGTGCTAATTGCCATTCTATGAATGTGtacatgattttttaaatttttcactgATTAATCTGTTCTTCAAATGCTAATGTGCTGTCATACAAAGAGAAGTAAGATAAATACAGCTGATATTAAGACTTTCTTGTAGAATTTCAGACCAGGTAAGAGCAATACATAGTGCATTTGGGGCAAAGGATTTGGATTTCTTTACATTTAAGATACCAAAAATGCTTAAATTGCCAGCCTGCTCAAGCACTGTGGTCCCTACAGGCAAAGACAAGAGACAAGCACTTCAAACTGCTATGGAGAGCTGACTGTATTGACTGGATAGTTTAGAACAACTCAGAGTAAGATTAGTTTAGAATATAACTCTAACCATATTATATAACCATATTCTTATAACCACTAGAATATGGTTAGCTAGAAAGTTAAGTACATGAAGTGACAAGTAGTTGTAGTTATACTTCCTTTCTCACAAAAGCTTGAGGCTCAACATCTGGCTTGGAACATTCTATCTCTCTCCTGCTAGTGTGGAATCATTTTCTTtaacatgtattttaatttattgtcaCATCTACATATAAATATTGGTAAATTCAAGCAGGAAAACTTCTAAAGGCTTGTAGGGCAACTTTAAAAACAGTGTTGGGAGGCTTAGTTTTATTCAAATGCAGTAGAAAGTTTTCTTTAGTAGACTCTGCATGTTTCTGTAAGGATTTCAGTGCTGTGTACTTTGGGTTGCAAATACACTCACTGAGGAGCCTCCAGGCACAAGTGAGcaagcagcaggagaggtgCCAAGGTGTGCTGAGGCAGCACTCGGGGAGGAAGCTGTGACATCTGTGATTCTGCTGCCCACTGTGCTCAGAGCTTggtgggagcagccagcccttCCTAGTAGAGAGGCAAATGATCACCAATCAGCTGTTAGTAATGTGTTTTCCCTCTGCCAGGGAactgcttcctgctgctgccttctgcagaCTTCCAACTAGTAGGCTTAAACTCTAATCTGGGAAAGAATAATTGCTCTAACAGTCACTGAAAAGCTCTCTGCCCTCGCTTGGGATGGTGTTTCCTGTGCTTCTTAGATGAAAAACTCACCTTGTACTCACTGTTCCCTTTTACTGTAGCTCAGAATTTCCTGTATTGAAATGGAAAGAGAGGAGGCTCAATAACACTTAGCTTGGCTATGGAAAGAAGCTTACAAAGTTTGCATCTCTTTATTGATTTAGCAAGCAAGGTGTGTTTAACAATACTGCTCTCCAAgggtaaaaagaaaagagctgttACAAAGCTAAGTAACTCTTCCTTTCCCAAATTCATGAAGCAAAGTCAATCAGcttcttctgtttcttaatTTAGTTATTCAAATGTTCAGTGGAGATAGATAAGATGAGAAAAACTCAGGAAGATATCTGTCTGCATACAATATATTGATATAAATAGAGAGGTTGGGAAAAGTAGCtgtgcattttcattttctacttcAGACAATCAAGCCAGAACAGAACTATGCAGGAAAAGCACTGCCATAAGCTCTTGCTGAGGGAGAAATtggggcacagctcagcactgttTGTTTTCATGTAGGTTTAGATAATAAAACACAGAAGGCTGAAAGGGAGATTTGATTTACTATTGTTCAGAAACCAGATTTTCTTAGTCTGCGAGCTTCAGCTGTCCCTATGCTTTTACTATAATTTTAGAtgtttttctttacatattTTTCCATCTCTATTTTCCATTTGGCATAATAAAAAGTTTAGAAGTctagaagaggaggaaaaagtgaGTGGTTTGGTTCAAGGAAGCAAAGTCTCtcattcatttctttttccattgtttGGCAGGTGGAAAGCACAGATTTACAGAGCTGAACTGGATCAGCTGAAGAAGTGggggaagagaaacaaaacaagtacAGTACCAGTGAAAAGAGCTTCAGCTTTATCTTGCAGCATCACCACAGCAACCAGAGAACACGATCAGAAGAAAAGGCTAGAGCAGAGAAGGCAAAAGTGCTGCTTCTTACCTTTGGACAGAAGGCAGCAAAATAATTATGCAGAACAGAAATGGGTATTTGATGGTCCCAGACAAACTGTGGCAAAGGGAAGAGCCCCGTCATTAACAGGAATGTGCCACAGTTTATGCACTGGGAAGGGGAGTGCCATGAGATCTACTGAAGAGACTATTTCTGTGGCTGCATACCTCCATGTGTTTGCACCCCTGCTGGCACTCAATTAGGTGGCTGTAGGATCGGGGACCATCAGGTAGCAGACAGTGACCCTTTTTCCAGTGGGGGTGTACCTGGCACGAGAACTGAGACACCGCAGATCTTTGGGAGAGACAGAGTGAGCCAGTCTGCACCCGTTCCCTTCTGCACCTGCCTGCTGTACCATGGGATGTCGGCAAAGCTCGGAGGAGAAAGAGGCAGCGCGGCGGTCCCGTAGGATTGACCGCCACCTGCGCTCTGAGAGCCAGCGACAACGGAGGGAGATTAAACTGCTCCTCCTGGGCACCAGCAATTCTGGGAAGAGCACTATCGTAAAGCAGATGAAAATCATTCATAGCGGTGGCTTTAACTTGGAGGCCTGTAAGGAATACAAACCTCTGATTATCTATAATGCAATTGACTCTCTCACACGTATCATTCGGGCTCTGGCCACCCTTAAGATAGAATTCCACAATCCTGACAGAGCATACGATGCAGTGCAGCTTTTTGCCCTGACAGGCCCAGCTGAGAGCAAAGGTGAGATTACCCCGGAGCTGCTGGGGGTGATGAAGAGGCTGTGGGCAGACCCTGGCGTGCAGGAGTGTTTTTGCCGCTCCAACGAGTACCACCTGGAGGATAATGCCGCCTACTACCTGAACGACCTGGAACGGATCGCGGCTCTGGACTACATCCCCACGGTGGAAGATATTCTGCGGTCTCGGGACATGACCACAGGGATTGTAGAAAATAAGTTCACCTTCAAAGAGCTGACTTTCAAAATGGTGGATGTGGGTGGACAGAGATCTGAACGCAAAAAGTGGATCCACTGTTTCGAGGGGGTTACAGCAATAATTTTCTGTGTGGAGCTGAGTGGGTATGACTTGAAGCTGTATGAAGATAACCAAACAGTAAGTGCACCTTCCGCTCCttgttctctttccttcttttcctttctccttcaccAGTACTTGGTCTTTTATCTCCCCCgcttccttccctcccaagGCAGTTATCCCCAATCATTATGAACACCCAGAAGCTATGGTTCCTTTATTTGGACAGTTTTCCCCATTGGACAGAGTTGTTAGTTAATGTTACTTTTGGGAAATCAAGGTGCTCTTCACATGACagcaaatttattatttttctggtgCCTTTAGCTAAATGTTTACATGGTTAATTGTTACTTCAAACACCACATAAAAATGTAGGCAGTAGTGACATCCTGGTGTGTAGGGATGGTTCATTTGGACACCATGAATGTCCTGGGAAATGTCAAAGGTAAAATAATAAGCAACAgtttcctccccctttttttttctccggGATTTTCAATAGCAATTTgggatgaaattaatttttaaaagaaattaaacatgtttttaaattagtaggatatttctatatttaaaattttctttgattgTTTTTGGTTAAATGGCTGATTTGCCTTATCCAAAGAACAGCCATTCCCATTTAATAATCTTTAATGCTGTTAGCTTCTGGTTTTCACAGCATGCAAATTCAGTAGCTATGGGAAGTATACGAATGCTTACAGATACACAAATACATATTTGCTGTAACTTTCAAATTGCCTGAATTGAGCTTCACAGGGGTTTTacttggaattattttttttgacAGCCTTGTAAAACATGCTATTTAAGAGGAGGGAGTTTGTGGGTAGGAACACGTGATGGCCCCTTTTTTGTCAGTGTAGCTTTACACATATAGAATATTTCCCTATTCTTATCTTCTGCAGTGATTTTGCTGTGCTGTTtataaacatttctattttcttctctgtactATTCTGATGAGCCATTCCACTGTTCTGTGCCTGGACTTACCCTTCATTATCTGGAAATTCTTGTCTTGGCATTAGTGCCTTCCTATTGTAACAGATTTCTGTATCTGCTTTATGTTTAGTAACCTCCTCTTGACAGGAAAGAAACATTGCCACTAATTCTTTCTCGTCATTTTCAGACATattagaaaaagtattttacatCTAGATCCTGACTAGGAGCTTCTTGCAATCCTTTTGATTTTTCATGCCTTACTgttcagatttaaaaatcaaaaagaactaccttaaagggaaaaaaaatcaatataaatctgaaaaatcCTTATGAGCATTGGCCCATACAGGACCAACAACAGTACCTAGATTGCTACATTATTGGAACTGCAACACTGAGACTGCCACTCATGAGAAAAGCCCTACAAATTACAGAGTTGAAGAATGTGAAATGCTTCCTAGTGTACTATCTGTGCTGAGGAGAGCTGCTAAATAAAACTAGTGTACTGCCAAACATAACTTACTGCTTGAGAGAGCATGTAAGAATCTAGCTGATTTATAAACTGTGAAAGTTGAGCAAATGATCTGTATGAATATGAAAACTTCTGTGATCCTGTTGACAGAAGTGGAGAAATGCTGTGCATGAACTCTGTCTTTATTGAAGATGCGTTGAAGTAATGATTGACAGATATGgtaaaaatgaggggaaaaccAGTTCTGCACACTGGGCTCTGATTATAGCTGAGTCGTGAAGTCTGCTGAGGGTGAGATTGTTGTAGTGACACCAGTGAGCAGAAGGGAGAACAAAAATAATGCCCAAACTATCAGCTGCCTGGACaacttttcctttgtgtgtCATTTTAAGTGACTAAGTTAAATTTATTCTgccaaaaaacaaataacagaAGGGGAAGGCTGACTTTTTCAGGGCCTTTTGTCTTCCTCCTGCTATGCTTTGTTCTGGGTAACATCACTCCTAGGAGCAACATCACCTGAATTTGTAGACCTGGACAAATgagtatttttgcattttctctttcacataTGTGATATTTAGCTGTTTCCTACAGACAAAGATACATGAAGAATTAGgattcactttttttcctccaccttGTGTGCTCCATCACCCTGTAACAATATTTGTCCTGCTTATCTAGGGTTATCTGGAAATGTGATCTGTGTCTGGTTTCATTTCTACAATGTCTTGGGAGGTTTTTCCCTACCTAATGTAATAAATATAGCTTTATCATTCCATGCACCATAGCTAGTTAGCATGACTCAACCACATAACAGCTGTCTCTTCTTTTGACACAGTTGCAAAATTGTAGAATACCTTTGGATTGCTATTGATTCATTGTATGATTATGATTCCTGACCAGCACTCTGAGAAGGTTGCTTTAAATTTTCATATCCCATgctgatttcttttctgttatgTCAAATAAATTACTTGTCTTGTTTTTCATGGTACTTTAGCAGCTGATTGACCCATTCTATCTTTTATTACATGTTAAGATGCCAGCTCTGGCCTTTGATAATGTTACATTatcaactaatttttttttttaccttcttccACGTTGCATCCTGCACTTCGAAGGTACTACCCATTAATATCTAAGTGTCTCatctttatttcaatttctctttaaatgaATGTGTGCCAGAGAATATGAAATAATCTGTACTCTCAGAAATcaatgctgctgcctgccctctTGAAAAGAATTCTTGCAGTTTCTCTGTGAGTGTCCCCATCTGTCCAGCTCTGTCCTCTATACATTCCCACAGATGGTTTTCTtccacagcctgcagctgcaACAGGGTTTGAGAGTATGAGAAACACTTTAAAGATGCAATAATAAAGTGCATAATGAACTGAGTTAAACATGAGTGTGTGCCTGAGAATTCTTGAGGTCAGTAGTCACAAGAGATTCATGTGGTGCAGGAGATACCAAGTAAAGGTTTTGCAGGTCTAAAAATGACACTGGTTCAGTAACGTTAGAAACATGATGGTAGAGGAAAACTGCTTGCAGGTAAcaagtaatttatttcttaCAGCCACTGCAAATgaatacaaaaattaaattttaggcTTTTTGAGGACTTTTTTTCGTATCTTGTTAAAAGGGAGATGCAGATGAAAAAGTCAAAATGCTGCAGCAAACAGTTCAGGCTGGAGTAGGCCTCATGCAACACTAATTGCTGGGATCATAATGGAACCTCTGAATTATCTAATAATAACTGGGGAGCTTTCTGTCATATGTTAATTGTACGAATTTTGaacagaaattctgtttctgaCAGGAATTTTTTATCAAGTAAACAACATTGgtaacattttttcttcctttttttttttttttccttttttttctcccctgagGCCAAATACTTAAGGGGCTTATTTGCCTTTCCTGACAGTTCAGCTTTTTGAGTAATTCAGGGTATTAAAAATCCCTTCTGGCATGCAGCTCTATTGCTGCAATGCTAATACTAACAGTCAGGACAGAGGGGAAATTGTGATCTGTGTACCCACAGCCCTTCTAGCACCTGTTATTATCACTGGTAAAACTTCATGTAAAACATTATTCTGATAAACTAAGTCACTTGAGAATCCTAGAAAAAGATTGACCTAAAActgttccatttttttcatgaagcttttccatttcaagatGTTTCATAGTGAAGTTTGTGTGGGAGCAAAGCCTAGATGACTTCAGCACTCATGTGTGTAATCTTTCAGCACTGCAAATGAGATTCTAGCCTTTTTGTACTTAACGAAGTAATATATATAGTCCCTTACCAAAGTTTAACTTTATATAGTAATGCATCACAATTCCAGCCTCAAGACTTGTATCCAAATGTAAACAGCAGTAAAATAATGTATATACATAACAGGAAGTGATTGATCAACTGCCAATTTGAAGGTTTTTTGCTAGATACTCTCCCAAgtctgaatatttatttttgtttacattGTTCATTATAATTGTATGCTTCTTATGTGGCTATTCTCACACAGAACACATGGGACAGCAACTTTTCATATTTTGGATTTGTTGCCATACCCTGAACTTTACATTCTATGTAACTTCAGACACTAACAGTGACTTTATAGGCAAATCATTCTGTCTGTATGTTCACTGAATTACTTCTtctaactggaaaaaaaagtaataaatatgaTAATGTGCCCCActatgaaatacaaaaaataaacccattcTAATGCCATTGTCTGATTGCAGGAAGATGCCAGTATCAGATTATAAAAGCCTGTGAAGCTTTGCTATGAGGTTTATCTATTTCATGTCAACAGACTAATCCCTAAATAACCCCATATTGAAACCTGCAGATAAATAAAGTACTTTTGTCACTGTAGAGCAGTAGGCTTAATTAGAAGAAATTAATGAGGGCAAAACTAGAAAGACTTTTACCTATTTTGGAAAACCATGGCACAGAAGTAATGGACACTACTGGGCAGTACTTGTGTGCTTTGGTATCCAGGGCTGGTTGTCACACTTCTATGTGAATTAGATGAATGGATTTCCTGATGTATTTAGGTAACAGCAGGCAGTGGCTCAAATACCCCAAGACAAATGCCTGAGAGATGATGTAACTCTGGTTTTGGTCTCTGTGACTGGCTGCATTCAAAACTC
Proteins encoded:
- the GNAZ gene encoding guanine nucleotide-binding protein G(z) subunit alpha, whose amino-acid sequence is MGCRQSSEEKEAARRSRRIDRHLRSESQRQRREIKLLLLGTSNSGKSTIVKQMKIIHSGGFNLEACKEYKPLIIYNAIDSLTRIIRALATLKIEFHNPDRAYDAVQLFALTGPAESKGEITPELLGVMKRLWADPGVQECFCRSNEYHLEDNAAYYLNDLERIAALDYIPTVEDILRSRDMTTGIVENKFTFKELTFKMVDVGGQRSERKKWIHCFEGVTAIIFCVELSGYDLKLYEDNQTSRMAESLRLFDSICNNNWFINTSLILFLNKKDLLAEKIRRIPLTVCFPEYKGQNTYEEAAVYIQRQFEDLNRNKETKEIYSHFTCATDTSNIQFVFDAVTDVIIQNNLKYIGLC